The DNA segment GGCCTCGGCGATGACCACCTGCTCGGCCTCCCCCATCGCCCGGATAGCCTCGTCAGTGTACTCGACGGTCAGCGTCGGGATACCGCGGCCGAGCAACCCGCCGAGACCGCCAAGCACGTCGCCGGGATCGATCGTCGTGGACATCTCGATCGCGTCGGTGTGCTCGCGGACCGGCCCGGTGATGACGAACCGCTCCTCGACGAGTCGCTCGGCAGTCTCCCGGTCGAGCGTCGATCGGACCGCGTCCCAGAAGTCGTCCTCGGGTGCTTCGATCAGCGGGACGGCAGCCTCGCCCAGCCTGCGGTGGCGTTCGAGCAGTCCCTCGACGATCGCCTCCCGGCGCTCCGCTGGGACGTCCGAACGGATTCCCCTCGCGAACGGGTCGCGTTCGAGGATCGATTCCCGGTGGGCGTCGATGTCGGCGTCGCTCTCGGCGAAATCGAGGATCGCGTCGAACTGCGCGACCACGCGCCGCCGATAGGTGGCGAGCTCCGGCTCGACGACGCGCTTGCGGACGGCATCCGAATCGTTCAACAGATGATCGACGACTGATCCTCCGGGCCCGTCGATGCCCCGTCTGAGGGCTCGCGCCACGTCGAAGTGCTCGGCGGTGGCCTCGACGGCGTCGTTGACGAACCGATCGAACCCCGCGCGGACGGCTGCTCGGGTCACAGTCGTCCTCGGGACGAGCGCCAGTTGAATGTGTCGCCCCTCTCGACCACAGGACTACCTCACACACTGACCAAACGCCTATTCGCTCGTCGCTGGACGATGTGAGCGGCCCTACCGATCTTCGACCAGTCGCGATCCGACGACGAACGCGCTCGTGAGCACGAGCAACAACTGCTCACCGGAGGCGACGAGCGGGAACGTCCGCTCGGTCGTCCCGGAGTCCACGCCCGATTCCGACGGCTGCGGGTCGACCCCGGTGTAGTACCGATCGCCTATGTTGTCCGTCGACCCGACCGCGACCCGGCCACTGTCACCTCCGGTTTCGGCCGGGGTGAGATCCACGAACGTCTGGACGAACCCGTCGCTCGTCGACAGCTGCATCTCGCCGGTGAACTGATAGAACTGGTCGTGTACCGGGTACAGGAGATTGACGCCGTTCGTGAACAGGTCCGGGCCGATGCCGGCAAAGAGCACGGCGACAGTCGCGACCCGGGCGACTCGGGGGCCACCGTCTCCGAACTGCGCTCTGAGCAGCGACCGCTCGCGATAGCGGGTGTCGGCTGCGATCGCGACCGCGAGCAGCGCGGGCACCAGTACCGTGTGGAACGCGGCCCGGTGGGCGCCCTCGATATACAGCCCGAGGAACGTGTCGAAGTCGATGAGAATCACTGCCCCGAGAACGACCCCGAGCGACCGCAATCCGAACCGATCACCGAGCAGCGCGGCCGCAACGAGGCCGGCGAGGGCCACGTGGACGAGCGTGGAGACCATACGCCAGCTAGCGTCGCTCCGGCCTAAATCTGTTCTGTCCGGCTACCCCCCTCACGCGCTTTCGTTGGTATCGTCGGTCGCGTTCTGTGTCGTGGTATCGTCGGTCGCGTTCTGTGTCGTGGTATCGTCGGTCGCGTTCTGTGTCGTGGTATCGTCGGTCGCGTTCTGTGTCGTGGTATCGTCGGTCGTTTCCGCGCTCTCGTAGGTGACGCTGGTCCCCTTCGCGACGGGCTGGAGCAGGTATCGGTTCGTCCGGCCGCGCTTGACGGGCGTGAAGTCGGCGGTGAAGACCGTTCGCTGGTCCTCGCGCACGTCGAACGCGTGTTTGAACTGCAGGGGCGCGTTTCCGGGCGTGTCGATCTCCGCGTCGCCCCCGTCGACCAGCGTGGCCGTGACCTCCGAGACGTCGAGCTGGAGGAACTGATAGGTGCCGACGGACACCTCCCGCTCGTCGATCAGATCCGAGTTGCCGTCCTGGAGTTGGACGAGGTCGGCCTCCTGTGGCTGCTCGAACTCGTGATACTCCCGGCCGCCGCTCTCGTCGACGTCTTCCTCGGTCTGTTCGGTGACCGTCTCGTCGGCGTCGGTCGTGTTCCCATCGGTGGTCTCCGTGTCGGTTTCCTGGTCGGCCGACTCGCCGTCCTCGCCGGGTTTGAGCCAGATCCCCTCGACGGTGACGACACAGGACTCGAAGTCCTCGATGTCGCCGGGCGCGTCCTTGACAGCCGTCGCGAGCGTCCCAGTCGCGGCACTCGCGCTCTCCGAACAGCCTGCCAGTCCGATCGCACCGGCCAGTCCGACTGCGCCTGTCGCCTTGAGATACTCACGTCGATACGTCGATGTCTCGTCTGTCGTGTCTCGCATGACGACTGTCCGTATCCCCCGTGGACGCATAAACCGGCAACTCGCTGTCTCCCATTTTGGCCCAATTTGGACGGATTAAACGTTCTACGTGCGTTTTCCCTTCACGCAACCGTCTGGGATCGGTGCGAAATTACACTCTTCACCGACCCGGAAACAGCCGGCGGTGTCAGAGCTTCTCGGCCTGGCGAGCCTGTTCGGATCGCTGGCTCGTCTGCTCGAGTCGCCTGTCGACCGCGCGGGTCACCGCCGGTGGCAGGTCGTCTCTGGCTTCGGACAGGCGCGTGCGGACGAGCTCCAGGCGGGTCGTGACGGTGTCGAGGCGGGACTTCGCGGCGGAGCGGTCGCCCGCAGCGGCGTGTTCGGCCGCCCTGTCGGCGGCCTCGGCGACGGCACCCAGCGCCGTCGCCAGCCCCGTGACGGCGTTCTCGGAGCCGCCCCCTGGTTCGCCCCCGCCGTCGTCCAGGGCACTCACCTGGGCTCGCGTCTCTTCGGCCACGTCGGCGACGTACCGGGCCAGCGGTCTCGTTCCGGTGTCGGGCCTGTCGATCCGGATGCGTGCCTCCCGGTCGGGATTGACGCGGAACGCTCCGACCTCGTCGTCGGCGTCGCGGACTTCCGTCGTGAAGGCACCGCCGCGGTGCACGTAGACGGCGTCGGGACCGGACAGCGGCGCGTCGTAGATCCGTCCGGCGAAGTCGTCCTCGACGGCGAGCGCCGTGAGATCGGCGTCGGTCCCGTCGGCATCAACCTCGAGTTTCGTCGCGTTCTCCCGTGCGACCAGCGGGATCTCGCCGTCCGCGCCGGCTATCGTCGTTTCGCCGCCGCCCGGGACCGTGACGGACTCGCTGTGCGGCGCGACGCCGGCCCCGTTGATCGTCAGGGTGTGCTCGCCGCTCGGGACGTCCTGGAGTGCGACGATCCCCCGGAAGGTCGGGACGGCCTCGGGGTCACTCTCGAAGAGCGCGAACGCTTCCAGCGACGGATCGATCGTCGCGAGCCCCTCACCGTCGGGCGCCTCCTCGGC comes from the Halapricum desulfuricans genome and includes:
- a CDS encoding DUF4382 domain-containing protein, giving the protein MRDTTDETSTYRREYLKATGAVGLAGAIGLAGCSESASAATGTLATAVKDAPGDIEDFESCVVTVEGIWLKPGEDGESADQETDTETTDGNTTDADETVTEQTEEDVDESGGREYHEFEQPQEADLVQLQDGNSDLIDEREVSVGTYQFLQLDVSEVTATLVDGGDAEIDTPGNAPLQFKHAFDVREDQRTVFTADFTPVKRGRTNRYLLQPVAKGTSVTYESAETTDDTTTQNATDDTTTQNATDDTTTQNATDDTTTQNATDDTNESA
- a CDS encoding metal-dependent hydrolase produces the protein MVSTLVHVALAGLVAAALLGDRFGLRSLGVVLGAVILIDFDTFLGLYIEGAHRAAFHTVLVPALLAVAIAADTRYRERSLLRAQFGDGGPRVARVATVAVLFAGIGPDLFTNGVNLLYPVHDQFYQFTGEMQLSTSDGFVQTFVDLTPAETGGDSGRVAVGSTDNIGDRYYTGVDPQPSESGVDSGTTERTFPLVASGEQLLLVLTSAFVVGSRLVEDR